Within Chiloscyllium punctatum isolate Juve2018m chromosome 20, sChiPun1.3, whole genome shotgun sequence, the genomic segment cacacagacagtcgcccgagccTATCAAGACACCTCAGGATCatttatgtttcaattaagtcacttttTACCGTTCTAAACTCCAGTAGTTACAAGCCTAGCCTGTCCAACTTTTCCCTTGTTCCAGAACCTGTCCATTCCATGTATTAATCTAGTAAATCTTCTACAAACTGCATCTGATACATATATATTCTCCCTTAAATATGGAGGCTAATcgtgtacacagtactccagatgtgatctcaccactgccctgtataactgaaacagGGCCTACCTACTTGATTCAATTCTCTTCACAATAACTTTTaaaattctattagctttccttgCTAAAGCAACCTTATCAACCTCTTGATAAATCAGCAAAAATTATATACAATACCTCAAATACTGTGATCTCCTGCAATGCCTGGGAATTTATGCTGTAAAGTCTAACAGTAACATGTATACCCCCTGCATTGCACTTCTATTACTGTGTGTTTTCACATTGATTTTAGGAGGAGTGTTGATGTTTTTTGTATCGATTTTTTGAGGTGTATTGATGTCTCAAAGCTTTGTTTCAACAGGGTTTACTGCGGTTATGCGTACCCTTTGGTTATccggaatatttgatcaaccagcACAATCCTGGTCCAAAAAGTGCTGGTTAATAACACGTTTGCTCTATTGCCATACCttgtttattcttcctgccaaaatggacaaactCATGTTTTTCCACTTTAtattccattttccagatctttgtccactcacttaacccATCTAAATCTTTTTGTAGcctccttatgtcctcttcaGGATTTGCTTTCCTATTTTTTTGTCCTCAGCAAATTTTGCAGTCCCCTTCCTAACATTTCAAGACACTTACTCCACCATTTGTGGTCACTGtcattttttcccccattgcataCTTCCAATTTCCAGCAGAGCAGAAGGAGAGATAAGTGTTATTTGACAGATGGTTTTCAGCTTCTACCTCTGTATGTCAATGATTCCTGTACATCCAGATCCCCTTCCCGATAGCCCTTCCTGTATACCcactttgactttgatctcctcAAGTCCCTACCCAATCTGCACCTGACCCCCTTTCATCCTCAATCCCCTGGCATATGAGGTGAACATGCCAAGTACGGTCATATACAGCCCCCCACTTGAAGTCAGAGCACTCCCAATCATGGTTGAATCCCCGTCCCACATTACCCCCTTCCCATATCTGTTTATCATATCCCCCTTACAAACACAGTTGTCCTTTTCATAATTGTCATTTGTCCTTCCCCCAGCCAGAAGCTGCCAAACCCTGTAAGTCTCCTTTATACAATAATGACACCCATTGTCTACCTCCTCATTGCCACTTTTCCCTTAGTTTTTCTGAACTGACCAATGGCTTTGCAATGGCACACTGTCTGGTTTGACCTAACCAGCAGTCCTGGACGAGAAATGCCCAGCCACATGACTGATGCCTATAGATCTCCCCGACTGTATTAGTCCTAGCCCTGGACGCAGCCCCATACTGAGTGCTATGGAACTGCAGGACTGACTACCCTTGACTTACAGTGCCAAgaacccttgactaatgcatgcACTCATTATGAACACTGGCTTCATCATTGCAACTGCTCATATTTCAGATGCATTTATCTTCCTGGATAAAGAATCCAATGCCTATGAAAAGACAATTACATTATTCCTAAATGATGGAAAACTAGACTTTGACTCCAACTATAATTATTATAGAAAATTGAGGTTTTAGTATGTTCCAAATTAAAAATCCTAGCAGAAACACAATCATGAAGTATCACAAACAATAAAAGACTACTGGAAGCATCTGAATGGACTCACTAAAATTCATAAACTATTTATCTGCAGCTGCAGAAGATCTTGAGATTTTATTTGCTGGAACTTCATAAACTTTAACCAAGTGTATTCAGTGGACTATTTTGATAGATTACACAGAATGTACATTACAGAAACAGGTTTGTGGTAGCACGCACATTCTCACAAGCCTCATTTCatctctcttcctctcctcctaTCAACATAACATTCTGTTCCTTTTCTacctcatttatttactgaatttTCCCTTAAATGTATTAATGCTATTTTCCTCAGCTACTCAATGTTGTAATGAGTTTTATATTACAAGTTATTAtgggtaaagacatttctcctgaatTCACTTGTATTTATTTATGAATATCTTATACTTTTACTTCCTAGTGTTTGCCTTCCCCACAAATGGAAATATTTCACTATATCTACCCTATCAAATATTTTCATTATCCTAAAGGCGTTCAATGGCCTCTCAACCACTTCATTGAGAAATACAACACAGGGATTTTCAGTCTTTCTTCATAAGCACAACCTCAAAAATACTCATTAAACAAATTGGATAAGCATGCAATATAAGCATGCATTACCAGTGGTAGTGATAATATCTCATTGAGGATGTGTTGTATGGATGGCATGCTGGTATGATGTTTGCATGACCTGACTGAAGAGTGAACACTTGCAATCTCATCACATTGATGTTATATGCTCAGTTCCCTTCAATATAAATATCACATTGTGCCCATGATACTCTTCAAAGCTAAGATTAGTAACATTAGTGGTTATACTCTGCTTGGGACTTCAAGAGGTCAAAAGCATAAGAAAAATCACAAAGACAAATTGTAGAAATCAAATGTGAAATTAGGTAATATTCAAATTTGACAACAGCTTAGCATTTTGAAGGGAAAGGCCAACAAAAGTTCAACTGGGATCGTCCATTAGTTGGGCTAATTGAGCCAAAACAGATTGAAGTCAGAAGTTCAATTTTGCTAACAAGCATTTTCATGAAACTATAATTGAAGGAATGCAAAAGCTGTGTCAATAGGTGTTAAAATATGGATGAAATTATTGTAATGCATAACACAGGAGTTAAAATGCAGCTCAAAAATAGAAGAAAAAGCAGTAAAACTATATAGCAAATCAGAAAGACATCAGTGAGCTAAATATAATAATATAATTGTACTGAATTAGAAATCTGTACAATGATACATTGTTATTGACTCATATAACTTTGATGGTAATCATTGTGAATTATGATACAATTCTGCTTGTTGGAATTGTTCACAGCGACTGCAGTTTACTGTACATATTCCAAGTAATAGAGATTTGGCACTGCATAGAATTTCATGGTGTGCTGATGAGTGGTGTTAGTTGTGCTATTGTAACTGCTTACTGCAGTGATATCGATGATTATAGGATTTTTTTTTGGCAGTATCAATTAGGGCTAGGATTTATCTAACTCACTATGGATCAGCCTGTCTTTTAAGTAACACCTGGATTTTATATACAATGTTGGTCAACATGCCAGCCATTTTCCGCTGTCAAGAACTGAGGATTAATTATGTAAATTAAATTAGACACTTCAAAAATCCCACCACATTTGCAGCAACAATGGTCTGAAAAACTGAAAATTTCAGTGTCTTAATGAGTGCGAAGATATTGAAAGACTGAAATACTCAGATCAAAGAATGATTTATGAGTGAATTACTTCATGTCATTCTCAATTAATTTTAGCTATTACAATTTGAAGTTGAAAACAATATAACATATTTCAGCTAAATGCATAAATATTGGTTCTGCAATGTATAATGTCTTGATTCTCCAGCAGGTCAAAGCCAACCTCTACGCATGCCAGTTGCTCAAGGTCCTCGTCCAAATTCAATTATACTTTATCCACAAACAAACCCTGTCCAGGTTGGACTCCCTACGCAGAGTATATCTAACCACCCCACTGTGCAACCCACTTGTCCTCCAGGACACGGTAGGAGTGAGGTTCATCATGAGGTTCCTGGTCCAAGTGCGGTGTCAAATTGTTCAGAGCAAAGGATACCTACAATGTCAGTGGATATTGGCAAAAGAAATTCGACAAATGAAATTAATAACACCCACAATAGAGTTACTATACCTGAAGTACCACCACAAAAGGAGATACCTACTGTTGCCAACTGCCCTAGAAATCCACCACCAATGCCTTCAGCAACTCTTCCACATCCACATGCTTACCAGCATCCACCAATGGGGCATGCTGCTAATCTCTTTGGAGCTGCTGCCCGATTTCCTTTTCATCATCCTTATTTCTTGCCTGGACCACCGTATTTCCCCTCAAGGTATGTAGAATCCAAAATCGGATTTAATTTGTACAGAAACATTGCACTAGTTGAGAACTGGAAATAGATTTGCTTTAAATGGTTCTGTAAGGTAACCTAGTGTGTTATTGAGCCCTGAAATTCAAATGGGATTGTGTGGTAGTATATGCTTTATAGGATATTGCACAGTTGAGGAAGCATACTGGATGCAACCTCTATTGAGGCCCATTTTCTATGTAAGTTGAGGGCAGGCAGCATAATGCACCAAGGTAACTCACCTCCAATGCTTGGTGCCTGTTGCACCAGGGCCTTCAGTGAAAGAGTTTGTATAGCATGTTTCCTGAACTGTGCAATGCACTGTGCCACCTTTGGCAGGCAGACTGGGACAGCTGCTGTTTTGCTGCCCTTATAAGCACAAAACAGTTGCCTTGGCCATGCAAATGTATTTTGGGGTTATAGTTTCTGGCATTGGGCTGGGGAAATGGTGATTCTGCTCCAGAACTGGATCTTTGGGGTGCAACAGATCATTAAAGACAGAGATTTAATAATTACCTCATAAgcacaccatcactccccccaccttctctTGTGCCCATGGAGGTCTCCAAGTGCATTATGAAATACTCACTAACAACATTTCCCAAATATTTTAAATCAACAGTCTCTTTATGAAGTAATATCAGCTCACAGTTCTGCAGGTATGGCCAGCATGTAATGCACATTACCAGTCTGTTGTTCAAAAAATGGCTGTTGAGAGAACTTGGTGACTAAGTAGTTGATGCTCACTGGGATATAAGATTTATGATAACTGTTACATGTTTTGCACTCTCTACTGGCTATGGGTACAGCATATACGTCTGTCTAATTTTGGCAGCAGCTAACAACTGAGGGAGACTGTGGCAAGCGATATTATCAACGGACAAGTAGCAGATACCCAGCTGAATGCTTTAACAGCTTGGTTTCAGATCCCACTCCTGCAGCTGGCAGAGTTTAAATTCAATTTATATTTATACACCATTTTAGTAATGGTGACAAGTTCACTAATTttcattagggaaagaaatctgccatgctAACCCAATCTGGTCTAAGTGTGACTCTGGACCCATAGCATTGTGGTTTATTTttaatcgccctctgaaatggccaaacatGTCACtcattcaagggcaattagggaagaGCAATAAAAAACAACTTTCCATAGAAGGATAAAAGAATCTCAGCAGCTCTAAGGCTTGCTTGTACCTCATTTTCAAATTTAACATGAGTGTATGGGTGGTAATTTTTATGATGTGAGGGCGAGGGAACTTTTGGGGGGAAAGTAAAGGAAAAGTAACAGATTATACTTTATACCTGTCCTTGGTGTGCTTGGTACAGATTTGGTACGTTATTTTGATATGTAAAATTAAATTACTAGGGTTTTTGTTTGACCAGAGAATCTCTGATTGAGACTAATGGAAATCTGAGATTTTGATCAACTGTGCGTATTCTTAAAATAGGTAATTTTATTGAAACTGTCATAAGTGTAAGAATATAAGATATGGGAGCAGGAGTAAATATAGCCCATTGGACAAccctgccattcaatataatcatagtCGATCTTTGACTTTAGATCCACTTTGCCACTTGCTTCCCATACAATAACTTACTTATTTGATGTAATCTGGGCACTAATTAAAAATATTAAGATTCATCATGTTTTTAGGAGCCACAACAAGGAATTAGTGCCCATTGATAAATGGAGGCTCCATGTTTTGCATTCAGTATTCCTGAAAAATCCCCTCATTAACTAATTAACACTCTGTCATTCTGCAAAAATGCATTTTACCATGATTCAGCACCTGGCCATGTATCATCTCTATGAAAACAGCCTTAAAATGCAACAGATTATTCTCCAAATCTAGTGAAACTTCAAGTACTTCTTCATTTTTGTAGCCAGTTTTCTACATTTTAccattttttttgtcatttaaccTGCATTTTTTGGCAAATCAGTTTGGCAATGAAGCAGATGCCTATTGTACCATATCCAACTAGCATTTTTTGATGTGTACCAAAACAAGTCCTCCAGCATATATTATCTTCGGCTTACTAGATCATGTCAGTAATCACATTGATCCATCCTGTTTTCAACACTACACCGAAGCACGCATGCATATTTTTATTCCAGTGCAGTAGTCAGTTTTGGTTTTAGTAATGATGATTACTATCTTTTAACTCTTCTAGAATTCTTGATCCAGAAAGCTCAGTGATAAACCACATTATACGTTGTCATTATTTTAGGCTACTACTGTTCCATTATTTTTGTATGAATGCTATGATCTTTCATAAACATTAGCAGCtgctctgttaactcatttttctCTTATAACTCCACTGACAATGATTCTCTTTCACTATTCTAATCCATTTGATCAATATGAACATCACATTTCTAATACGCTAGATCAGTTTAATCATCTGCTCTGTAGATTGCACTAACGGTTTTGATGCTGATGGTGTCACTCATCGTCATCAAGATGTATACTTCTAAATTTACCCAAGCTACTTGTCATAAGTCATTTCTTCAAAAAGAAAAGAACTTTAATATAGCATTTTTCACAACCTCAGGGTGTGCTAAAAGCCTTTACAACTGAATAAGAATTTGCCCTTGAAATATAGTAACTTTGTCATATAACAAATATAGCTGCAGTTAATTTCCAAAAATAGCTAGATATTAAGTTTAAATGATGCACCAAGTCAGCAGTAGCAAGATGCAGCACTTTTGTGAGGCCAGAAAGAATATTCCTGTCCCAAAATATTTTCAGGATGGTTTTGAAGCAATCTTCAGGTATGTCGAACAGGAAGGCTTGTGGTATTCTGACCTTTGCAAGAAGATTTGAGTACAGCAGCAAGAGTATCCCACTGCCCCTGTATAGGGCCCTGGCGAAACCGTACCTGGAGGAttgtgtgcaattgtggtctccttacttgagaaagataTACTTGCTGTAGAGGTAGTGCACAAAAGATTCATAAGACTGATTCTTGCTATGGCAGACTTGTTACATTAGGAGAGGTTGGGTTAACTGGGCTTGTATTCACTGGTGTTCAGACGTATAAGCAGGGATATTATTGAAATGTGTAAAATTCTGGCAGTGctggacagactggatgcaggTATGATATTTTCCTGGGTGAGGGATCCAGAACAAGGGATCATGATTTCAGGGTACAGGGAGGCCTGTTTGCGTTAAGATAAAACATTTTTCCATTCAGATAGTGATGAACCTGTAGTGTTCgctgccacagaagactgtgaaaATTCAGGCACTGAGATATACACTTAGGAAAGAAGTGGGATAGATTTTTACAAACTAAAAGTATCAAGAAGtatagagagagagctagagaaacATTAGGCAAAGGAATCAAAGATTGCTCGGGATAGcttggaatgtggaattcagaACAAAATCAGTCAACAGAATGGCAGAGCAATCTCATGGGGCTAAATGATTTACCTCTGCACTTCATTCATATGGAATATGTTCCAATGTATATTCCTAACCTTCAGTATGGCAATGACAATCTTATTGCTTTCAATTTTCAAATTGGTCAGGCTATATTTATTATTAAGCATTGCCTGGGTGAGGTTCAGAAAGAAAGATTTAGTGAGAATGATCCGACACCAATAACAGAACTCTAAATCTTTTCCATAGTTTGAAATTATTGGAACCTATTTGGCTGCAAATCTCCTCATTAGATTTGCTGCTGTCTGCCAGACAAGAAAAGcaatctccaacagtttcttcCTGTTTTGCAGAGCTTCATCTTTTAGTTTGTAACCAGTTTCAAATGGGTTAACATCATGTGATCTCAACTGTAAATCTCATAATCTCTCTATTGATAAAATTATCCCATCAAAACAATCAGAATTGTTCTTCTGGGCCCCATGTTCTCTGCAAAATAGCTTTGATTAAGTCTAAACACTTCTCCCACATCGGGGGAGAAATTATTAGCAGTTAACTCCAATTCCCAGACAGGATACAAGATAAAAATAAGTCTGTCGATAATTCTTCACtcaacctactctttctctccttccctttcCCTTTTGCACCATTAACTATTTTATTGCAGTTCTCTGGTTTGTGCTGTTGTAAGCTTTTCTTCCTATCCCTATTTATTGATACTGATGTGGAGTCAAAACAATTTCTACTCTCTGTCATTCCAACATTCTAAATAATGGATTTCAGTGGCCTCCTTACCTTCTGCCTTCCTTTCAGTTCTAAAGTCCCTGCTGTCATAATTACTTACTACCTCCCTATTTGTGTCAATTCTTGTGATATCTTGTACAATAGAGCCTGATGTTTCACCTGTGTCCTTCAATAACAAATGTATCTCTATTTTAAAAGGCACTGGCTAGGAACTTCTAGCCAAAACCCTTTTACAATAAAAAGCTAGCATATCACTAGCTGGATGTAGTATAAATGTCTCCAGAGCTACTCTGCACTTGCCCTGATAATTTTAAGATTTTAGCAGCTATGCCCCAGCATGTGTTGACATGCATAAACGTAGCACAAACTGAAGGGCTTATCTCATGCAATGCACTTCTATTATTTGCTCCCGAGCAACTCTTGAAACCTGTGAGTTTCCACATCCAACGTTTTAAGACAAAAAGATGCTTGCCCAACCAAGCCTTCTACAGTCAACCTCCAGCCCTTTTCCTGGACATCAGAATGATTTAATAAACTCCAGACTTAAAACCAGACCATGTTAGGAGAGAACCATGACAATGTTTGCAAGTTCTATCTATACTTCAGCTCGCCTAACAGCTGAGATCTGGATAGTAGCCTAAATCATCCAAAGTGTCTTTCAAAGAGGTAGAAGTTGGCATGGTCAGATGTTTGAAGGACAATAACATTAGGAATATAGCTTTACATAACAGTCACACTGTTGTGCTTTCCTGTTTTGTTTGTAGTATCCTCCAAACCATTTGTACCCCTTTGTAACACATTCAATGCTCCTGTCAGATAGTCAATGACCATATAGTATTGGCAGACATTGAACTGAGTCTATCTCTTTTCCCTCTATAGTACTTGCCCTTACAGTAGGCCACCCTATGGCTACGGTGATTTCGCAAACAGTATGTCTGAATGCCTGGGCTATTATGAGGACCGCTACCAGAAGCATGAAGCTATGTTCTCTGCACTGAATCGAGATTACCCTTTTAGAGAGTATCCAGATGACTGTCAACGCAACACTGACTCCAGGAGCAATAGTAGCATTGAGGAAGGACCTCACACCAACAGCCTGGGAGGAGAAGAGTACCTGAACTCTGTGCCACAGTTAGATGTTGGTGCGCTGGAAAATGTCTTCACTACCCCAATGTCTGCTCCATCACAGCCACAAAGAGTGGAGATGGTCCATAGTGATGATGAACAAGAAGGCAAAGTATTAAAAAGTCTGTAGCTTAAAAAAAACTATTCCATTTGTTTTAAGCATACCATCATAAAAAAAGTATCTCTTTGGAATGATGATTCTTTTATTTATAATAAACCAAACTGAGAATTCACAGTTTTGTCTCCAAACGGGAGCACTTGATGTTTATAACATCCATGCATGAAAATAGTGCGCAGCAAAAATATAATTTTAACCTTTGCACACAAAAATACAGAAAGAAAAATGTGTTGGTGTTACAGATTGTTATTGATACATTTTAAAATGCCTTCAGTGACATTTGCTTTTCATTCAGTTGCAAAGTTCAATTGAAACACATCTAACTATTAGTTAGTGCTCGTGATTCTGGTTATTGATAGAGATATGTGAGTGTTGTTCATATTGTTATAATTTTTTTGAGTAATATTTTAATAAACTAACATTAaacatacatttttaaaaaaataattgttttttttaattgctcCCTTGTCACATATAAAGTTGCAGTTCATTATGGCTTATTTTAAAAATGATAAATGATTACTCTTAGGCACAGAGGTGTAAGCAGGCAAAATGCCAAGGCTATTGTCATTGCCACATTGTGGACTGTCTTTGGCTCAATGTTCACAATTTCCCTGAACAGTCATTTGCCAACTGTAGGCAGCCTTGCCAGAAGTAGAACAGAGATTGGAGATAGGAAAGTCTGATGCTGATCCTTTCCCTACTGCTCTTTCATACCTAGTGAACAGAGCTGGCACAAAGGTCTGGCAGCAGGTTGCATGCCAACTTCCAGGGACTGGTAGGTGGTGGAAGAGTGTGAAGAGGGGGAGCAAATCTTCCAAAGGTTGATTTCTGTATTTATTCAATTccagctgtttttttttcatataaTATTATTTATTATAAGCCATCAAGGACTGCTCAGCATTCAAATTGCTGTATTTTTGATTACAGGGAGCTTTCTTAATTTAACATAACTCTGTGGC encodes:
- the LOC140491828 gene encoding transcription factor SOX-30-like, yielding MEASPNKAIQSENKFVSGLNSRKDFGDRNIAGQHVTEKIKLEDDEHYKPSSSNRGTQQTKDLLFLKDLNGTDGSQHSDLKLPITLHPLPPGIKLQLQGSSSTCDVVKFAKLSGPLASNNLGDIRLQTQVDPSLKINTINVPLTVPPTEAEINDMPPSKDRSGHIKRPMNAFMVWARIHRPSLAKANPNANNAEISVQLGLEWNKLTEEQKKPYYDEAQKIKEKHREEFPGWVYQPRPGKKKRFALGVPSNVFPGSGQNIVSTTPATIYPYRPATYSVVIPNLQTNVNRPSVIGQSQPLRMPVAQGPRPNSIILYPQTNPVQVGLPTQSISNHPTVQPTCPPGHGRSEVHHEVPGPSAVSNCSEQRIPTMSVDIGKRNSTNEINNTHNRVTIPEVPPQKEIPTVANCPRNPPPMPSATLPHPHAYQHPPMGHAANLFGAAARFPFHHPYFLPGPPYFPSSTCPYSRPPYGYGDFANSMSECLGYYEDRYQKHEAMFSALNRDYPFREYPDDCQRNTDSRSNSSIEEGPHTNSLGGEEYLNSVPQLDVGALENVFTTPMSAPSQPQRVEMVHSDDEQEGKVLKSL